From the Bacteroidales bacterium genome, one window contains:
- a CDS encoding T9SS type A sorting domain-containing protein gives MYKEILITLILSILLFANTTNIVAQQGSNTSGNDASGAGGEFSYSIGQTDYRYYFSSQGSLQLGLQHGWPETREALQCANGIAENHVYSYESLCYNAVETLTIAGDGKQFFVEPGGHVDLVAGKSILLKEGTTIKPGGSLHAWITTDGSYCTDTISILVTCNLEIPSQIITENETLCFSAIETVVVAGAGKYFIVEPGAHVDIIAGQSILFKDGTTIEAGGSLHAWITTDETYCSDPEDLLAAAIEEEEIPVSQLEPEPNTTFFKVFPNPTTGDFTLELLDYNEFSTVTVEIFTIQGLLISNTQLPTGKLFNFSLAERQPGIYLIRVLRDKEVSIGKITKR, from the coding sequence ATGTATAAAGAAATACTAATCACTCTGATCTTAAGTATTTTGCTTTTTGCAAATACCACCAATATAGTTGCGCAGCAAGGATCTAACACCTCGGGTAACGATGCCAGCGGCGCCGGTGGAGAATTCAGTTATTCCATCGGGCAAACAGACTATCGCTACTACTTCTCTTCACAAGGAAGTTTGCAATTGGGCTTGCAGCATGGATGGCCTGAAACCAGGGAAGCTTTACAATGTGCGAATGGAATTGCTGAAAATCATGTGTATTCATATGAATCGCTTTGCTATAATGCTGTTGAAACTCTTACTATTGCTGGCGATGGCAAGCAGTTTTTTGTTGAACCTGGCGGTCATGTTGATCTCGTTGCAGGCAAGAGTATTCTCCTGAAAGAAGGCACAACCATAAAACCGGGAGGTAGTCTTCATGCCTGGATTACCACTGACGGCAGCTATTGCACTGACACTATCAGCATTCTCGTTACATGCAACCTTGAAATTCCAAGCCAGATTATTACAGAAAATGAAACACTTTGCTTCAGCGCTATTGAAACAGTTGTGGTTGCTGGTGCTGGGAAATACTTTATTGTTGAACCTGGAGCCCATGTTGATATCATAGCTGGCCAAAGTATTCTTTTTAAAGATGGTACGACAATCGAAGCGGGCGGTAGCCTTCATGCCTGGATCACAACTGACGAAACTTACTGCAGTGATCCTGAAGACTTACTAGCAGCCGCTATTGAAGAAGAAGAAATCCCGGTTAGCCAACTTGAACCTGAACCAAATACAACCTTTTTCAAAGTCTTTCCCAACCCCACTACAGGAGATTTCACACTTGAATTGTTGGATTACAATGAATTTTCAACAGTCACAGTCGAAATCTTTACCATACAGGGTTTACTTATCAGTAACACCCAATTGCCCACTGGCAAATTATTCAACTTTAGTCTTGCCGAAAGACAACCGGGAATTTATTTAATCAGGGTTTTAAGAGATAAAGAAGTTAGTATTGGTAAGATTACTAAGCGATGA